In Desulfofundulus kuznetsovii DSM 6115, the following are encoded in one genomic region:
- a CDS encoding GNAT family N-acetyltransferase — MLKKIMAKWMNLKTEEDLQRAIFNASQKLYHELQEEHKKHLQKSTKNAIELLRWYNPTNLYFVGLLPFMSRKDNFYWILIRFGDQKPETKENYFRDCSIWVLDPCFPTSLNNPQQGRLHFEIKDKEVEITNLVVGNQREGIGSFLLNLLEQLARTLDVKKISGKLSPQDAEIRNIQIAFYEKNGYSVVLNNDEQTGAIWKVLE; from the coding sequence ATGTTAAAAAAGATTATGGCTAAGTGGATGAACCTTAAAACAGAAGAAGACTTGCAACGGGCAATTTTTAATGCATCCCAAAAGCTTTACCATGAGTTACAAGAAGAACATAAAAAACACCTTCAAAAAAGCACAAAAAATGCAATAGAGCTTCTTCGTTGGTACAACCCAACAAATCTTTACTTTGTAGGCTTACTACCATTCATGAGCCGAAAAGACAACTTTTACTGGATTCTTATACGATTCGGAGACCAAAAGCCCGAAACAAAAGAAAATTACTTTCGAGATTGTAGCATATGGGTACTAGATCCATGTTTCCCAACCTCCTTAAACAATCCACAGCAAGGACGTTTACACTTTGAGATAAAAGATAAAGAAGTAGAGATTACTAACTTAGTAGTAGGCAATCAACGAGAAGGTATAGGTAGTTTCCTTCTAAATCTACTGGAACAATTAGCAAGAACCCTCGATGTTAAAAAAATCTCGGGTAAATTATCCCCACAGGACGCGGAAATCCGTAATATCCAAATCGCTTTTTATGAAAAGAATGGATATTCCGTGGTACTGAATAATGATGAACAAACAGGAGCAATTTGGAAAGTATTAGAATAG